Part of the Rhodospirillales bacterium genome, CGGCGGCGTGGTCGTTTGGTATGGCACCGACCTTCCGGACGTGACGGAAGCCATTGCCGCGACACGGCGGCCGGCGATCACGATCGTCGCCGCCGATGGCACCGAGCTGGCAACCACCGGCGAGCTTTACGGTGTACCCGTTCAGGTCGGCGATCTCCCGCCGGCACTGCCGTCGGCGGTGCTCAGCATCGAGGACCGCCGGTTCTACTGGCATTTCGGAGTGGACGTGCTCGGACTTGCGCGCGCCGTGTTCGTCAACCTGCGGGCCGGCCGCGTCGTCCAGGGCGGCTCAACCATTACTCAACAAGTGGCCAAGAACCTGTTCCTGACGCCCGAACGCACCTTCAAACGCAAGGTTCAGGAACTATTGCTGGCGCTGTGGCTGGAGCACAAGTTCACCAAGGATCAGATCCTCGCCCTTTACCTCAACCGCGCCTACTTCGGCGCCGGCACCTTCGGCGTCGACGCGGCTGCGCGGAAGTATTTCGGGGTTCCGGCAACCCGCGTCTCCACATACCAGGCGGCGATGTTGGCGGGCCTGTTGCGAGCGCCGTCACGCTACAACCCACGTGCCAACCCGGACCTTGCCAGCGAGCGCACCGATGTGGTGCTGGCCAGCATGGTCGATGCCGGCGTCTTGAGCCGCGCAGAGGCCGAAGCCGCCAGGCAATTTCGCGGCAGTTTTCAGACTGCCGGATCAGGCCGCTACGACGCCCGGTACTTCGTCGACTGGGTGCTGACCCTGATCCCGGCCTTCGTCGGCGACGGAGACCGGGACTTGGTGGTAATGACCACACTGGACTCGCGTCTGCAGGGCATCGCGGAACAACGACTGGCGGACGCAGTCGGCGCCGCAGCTCAGGATCGTAACGTCTCCCAGGCCGCCCTCCTGTCCCTGTCGCCGGACGGCGCGGTGCGCGCCATGGTCGGCGGCAAGAGCTATCGGGAGAGCCAGTTCAACCGGGCCGTCCAAGCCCGCCGCCAGCCGGGATCGGCCTTCAAGCCGCTGGTCTACGTGGCCGGGCTGGAAGCGGGTTTGTCGCCGGAAAGCCGCTTCGTCGACGGACCGTTGTCGATCGGCGGATGGCGACCGCGCAACTTCAACGGCCGCTTTGAAGGCGAGGTGACGGTTCAGGACTCCCTCGCCCGCTCGATCAACACGGTCGCAGTCCAGATCAGCGAGAAGG contains:
- a CDS encoding PBP1A family penicillin-binding protein, whose protein sequence is MANPPRRRAAVDSTPSADKTLWQRPWVRFIARWFAVVVIWLTLAVGGVVVWYGTDLPDVTEAIAATRRPAITIVAADGTELATTGELYGVPVQVGDLPPALPSAVLSIEDRRFYWHFGVDVLGLARAVFVNLRAGRVVQGGSTITQQVAKNLFLTPERTFKRKVQELLLALWLEHKFTKDQILALYLNRAYFGAGTFGVDAAARKYFGVPATRVSTYQAAMLAGLLRAPSRYNPRANPDLASERTDVVLASMVDAGVLSRAEAEAARQFRGSFQTAGSGRYDARYFVDWVLTLIPAFVGDGDRDLVVMTTLDSRLQGIAEQRLADAVGAAAQDRNVSQAALLSLSPDGAVRAMVGGKSYRESQFNRAVQARRQPGSAFKPLVYVAGLEAGLSPESRFVDGPLSIGGWRPRNFNGRFEGEVTVQDSLARSINTVAVQISEKAGRKRVVEVARRFGVTGDMRPTASLALGAAEISLIELTAAYAVFANGGYGVWPYAIETIQDATGQVLYRRQGSGPGRVVSRDTAGAITRMMVAAITTGTGKAARLARPAAGKTGTSQENRDAWFIGFTADLVTGVWMGNDNDTPMKGVTGGGLPAKLWHAFMTDAEAGWPVRPLPGVAPPPPPMVQAPIPRQRPAPEPPRERNLLDRIRDLFNTEES